Proteins encoded together in one Desulfosporosinus meridiei DSM 13257 window:
- the thyX gene encoding FAD-dependent thymidylate synthase has protein sequence MNVDLIQHTPDPEKVVAAAARLCYSSDAIPDLFEQLNDDKVANFVRRLREMGHLSPFEHVSFQFSIDGVSRALSHQLVRHRIASYSQRSQRYVKENGFEFVIPPSVIQNPEALGRFEAVMSRLQEDYQELLNYVPAEDARYVLPNACTTSLMATFNARSLLNFFEHRTCIRAQWEIRFLAGRMLDLVREVAPNLFSEAGPTCITQGVCRQGTYSCGRLKTLERKK, from the coding sequence ATGAATGTGGATCTTATTCAGCACACGCCAGATCCGGAAAAAGTAGTAGCAGCTGCAGCTCGTTTGTGTTACTCGTCAGATGCTATACCCGATTTGTTTGAACAGCTGAACGATGATAAGGTGGCTAACTTCGTCCGAAGGCTCAGAGAAATGGGCCATCTTTCCCCTTTTGAGCATGTAAGTTTTCAGTTTTCAATAGATGGTGTTTCAAGGGCTTTGTCCCATCAGCTCGTCCGTCACCGGATTGCAAGTTATTCGCAACGATCTCAACGTTATGTCAAAGAGAATGGGTTTGAATTCGTTATTCCTCCAAGCGTCATACAAAATCCTGAAGCATTAGGGCGGTTTGAGGCAGTTATGTCTCGCCTGCAGGAAGACTATCAGGAGCTCTTGAATTACGTACCTGCCGAGGATGCTCGCTATGTCTTGCCTAATGCTTGTACTACTTCTTTAATGGCTACTTTTAACGCACGATCGTTATTGAATTTTTTTGAGCATAGAACTTGTATTAGGGCTCAATGGGAGATACGTTTTTTAGCTGGAAGAATGTTAGATTTAGTAAGAGAGGTTGCCCCTAATCTGTTTAGTGAAGCTGGTCCAACCTGTATAACTCAAGGGGTCTGTCGTCAAGGAACATATAGCTGTGGAAGACTAAAGACCCTAGAAAGAAAGAAGTGA
- a CDS encoding CarD family transcriptional regulator, which produces MFKVGDKVVYPMHGAGIIESIEEREVLGEKSQYYVMHLPVGNMKLFIPLKNVENLGLRQVISPTMVKDVLEVLQTKDTANTLAWNRRYRANLEKIKSGNIFEVANVVRSLAQRENEKGLSTGEKKMYENACQILISELVLTEGSEEEAVRQWLSSALI; this is translated from the coding sequence ATGTTTAAGGTTGGTGACAAAGTTGTCTATCCGATGCACGGTGCTGGGATTATTGAATCGATCGAAGAACGTGAAGTTCTTGGAGAGAAAAGCCAATATTATGTCATGCACTTACCTGTGGGGAATATGAAATTATTTATTCCCTTGAAGAATGTGGAGAACCTTGGCTTAAGGCAAGTAATTTCTCCTACTATGGTGAAAGATGTTCTAGAGGTTCTACAAACAAAAGACACAGCAAATACCTTAGCTTGGAATCGGCGCTATCGTGCAAACTTAGAGAAAATCAAGAGCGGGAATATTTTCGAAGTTGCCAATGTTGTGCGTAGTCTTGCGCAAAGAGAAAACGAAAAAGGGCTTTCAACAGGGGAAAAGAAAATGTACGAAAATGCCTGTCAGATTCTGATTAGTGAACTGGTTTTGACTGAGGGATCTGAAGAAGAAGCAGTCAGGCAATGGCTTTCCTCCGCTTTGATTTAG
- a CDS encoding PIN/TRAM domain-containing protein, translating to MIRNLIRGIITLLLGAVGFYLNYILISLDFLNTLGWNGSLVWTYAIMSILFGIIGFLVAPVSIRSFIALMRWMDSRLTRVPTNDLMGGAVGGIIGLIIASLFGNSFVSIKFFGPLLAVLLSLFLGYLGLTIGMKRKEDVLGFLNFFPKFRDRGEKAEKSGDKADKGDKNKEGKAGLSRELVSYKILDTSVIIDGRIADIVKTGFLEGVLLIPSFVLEELRHIADSSDLLKRNRGRRGLDILNQISKETVIKVHIHEQDFDDINEVDSKLVRLGQVLNSPLLTNDYNLNKVAELQGVKVLNINELANALKPIVLPGEEMLVQVMKEGKEPGQGVAYLDDGTMIVVDMGRRYMGQNVVVLVTSVLQTAAGRMIFAKPKNSLEKKPMGLRPTDEVNAIG from the coding sequence ATGATTCGCAATTTAATACGCGGGATCATCACTCTGTTACTAGGGGCGGTAGGGTTTTATCTCAACTATATCCTTATTAGCCTCGATTTTTTAAATACCCTAGGCTGGAATGGTTCTCTTGTTTGGACCTACGCCATAATGAGTATTTTATTTGGCATCATAGGATTTTTAGTTGCCCCTGTTAGTATTCGTTCTTTTATTGCTTTAATGCGTTGGATGGATTCAAGATTAACAAGGGTTCCCACAAATGATCTTATGGGTGGGGCCGTTGGGGGTATTATTGGACTTATTATTGCAAGTTTATTTGGAAACTCGTTTGTCAGTATTAAGTTTTTTGGCCCACTTTTGGCAGTGCTACTTAGTCTTTTTTTGGGTTATCTAGGTCTGACAATTGGAATGAAACGCAAAGAAGATGTTTTGGGCTTCCTTAATTTTTTTCCAAAATTTCGTGATCGGGGAGAAAAGGCGGAAAAGTCTGGAGATAAGGCTGATAAAGGGGACAAGAATAAGGAAGGTAAAGCTGGCCTTTCCCGTGAGTTAGTAAGTTATAAAATACTGGACACCAGTGTGATTATTGATGGACGAATAGCCGACATTGTTAAAACCGGTTTTTTGGAAGGGGTATTGTTAATTCCCAGCTTTGTGCTGGAAGAGCTTCGTCATATAGCGGATTCTTCGGATCTGCTTAAACGAAATCGAGGCCGCAGAGGTCTTGATATCCTTAATCAGATTTCCAAGGAAACTGTTATTAAAGTTCATATTCATGAACAGGATTTTGATGATATCAATGAAGTTGACAGCAAACTTGTAAGGTTAGGACAAGTTTTGAATTCCCCTTTATTGACTAATGATTATAATCTCAATAAAGTGGCAGAGCTTCAAGGAGTTAAGGTTCTAAATATTAACGAACTAGCTAATGCTCTGAAACCTATTGTTTTACCAGGAGAAGAAATGTTAGTTCAAGTCATGAAAGAAGGAAAAGAGCCCGGGCAGGGAGTCGCATATCTTGATGACGGAACCATGATTGTTGTGGATATGGGGCGGAGGTATATGGGTCAGAATGTTGTTGTTTTAGTAACAAGTGTCCTTCAGACAGCGGCTGGTCGTATGATCTTTGCTAAGCCTAAAAACTCTTTAGAAAAAAAGCCGATGGGCCTTCGTCCGACGGATGAGGTGAATGCGATTGGTTAA
- the gltX gene encoding glutamate--tRNA ligase, whose translation MEIRVRFAPSPTGPLHIGGARSALFNYLWARKNKGTFIVRSEDTDLERSSRESEHNILQALRWLDIQWNEGIEVGGEHGPYRQTDRLELYKDYQEKLLANGHAYYCYCTEEELEQERQSLIAKGETPRYLGKCRNLSAEQREAFEIEGRKPVIRFRVPEGQAIHISDKVRGDVVFDSNGIGDYVIVKSDGIPTYNFAVVVDDITMSITHVIRGEEHLSNTPRQVMIYQALGSPAPEFAHISLILNTEGGKMSKRDGDTAVIDYQQKGYLPEAIVNFIALLGWAPTGEEEFYTLDELAKEFSLDRVSKSPAVFDRHKLDYINSHYIKASSPERLAELAMPHLEELGMLPQDQRSVEQQQWLVSFIKAIAEKISYLAEVKDYIHYFHGDTPLEPQSDALEVLKGEQVPSVLAMFKEKLQGAEMLSAETVKVILKQMTKELKLGGKFVYMPVRIALTGQMHGPELYDIIPLLGLKNVLGRIGYTEEHYLG comes from the coding sequence ATGGAAATTCGTGTTCGGTTTGCACCAAGTCCAACAGGGCCGCTTCATATAGGAGGAGCAAGATCGGCTTTATTTAATTATTTATGGGCTCGCAAGAATAAGGGTACATTTATTGTACGAAGTGAAGATACTGATTTAGAGCGTTCTAGCAGGGAATCAGAACATAACATTTTGCAAGCACTAAGATGGTTAGATATTCAATGGAATGAAGGAATTGAAGTTGGTGGGGAACATGGCCCTTATCGGCAAACTGACCGTTTAGAGCTTTATAAAGATTATCAGGAAAAGCTGCTTGCTAATGGGCATGCCTACTACTGTTACTGTACTGAAGAAGAGCTGGAACAGGAAAGACAGTCTCTAATTGCTAAAGGAGAGACTCCACGCTATTTAGGGAAGTGCAGAAATTTGTCTGCAGAGCAACGTGAGGCGTTTGAAATTGAGGGCCGAAAGCCCGTTATACGCTTTCGCGTGCCAGAGGGACAGGCAATTCATATTTCTGACAAGGTACGTGGGGATGTTGTATTTGATAGCAACGGTATTGGAGATTACGTTATTGTAAAATCAGATGGAATTCCTACATATAATTTTGCAGTTGTTGTTGACGATATTACTATGTCAATAACCCATGTAATTCGGGGGGAAGAACATCTTTCTAATACTCCTCGCCAGGTTATGATTTATCAGGCATTAGGATCTCCAGCCCCTGAATTTGCTCACATTTCTCTGATTCTTAATACAGAGGGAGGAAAGATGAGTAAGCGGGATGGGGATACTGCAGTCATAGATTATCAGCAGAAAGGGTATCTCCCGGAAGCTATTGTTAATTTTATTGCTCTACTTGGTTGGGCACCTACAGGAGAAGAAGAATTTTATACCCTTGATGAATTGGCAAAGGAATTTTCGTTAGATCGAGTTTCCAAGAGCCCTGCTGTCTTTGATCGACACAAGCTGGATTATATCAACTCACATTATATTAAAGCGTCCTCACCGGAACGGCTAGCGGAACTTGCTATGCCTCATCTTGAAGAATTAGGCATGCTTCCCCAGGATCAAAGATCCGTTGAGCAGCAGCAATGGCTGGTAAGCTTTATTAAGGCTATTGCAGAGAAAATATCTTATTTGGCTGAAGTGAAGGATTATATTCATTATTTTCATGGCGATACTCCACTTGAACCGCAGAGTGATGCCTTGGAAGTGTTAAAAGGCGAACAGGTCCCAAGTGTTCTGGCTATGTTCAAAGAAAAATTGCAGGGAGCAGAGATGCTTTCCGCTGAGACGGTAAAAGTTATTCTGAAACAAATGACTAAAGAATTAAAACTTGGTGGTAAATTTGTATACATGCCAGTTCGGATAGCATTAACAGGACAGATGCACGGGCCGGAATTGTATGATATTATCCCCTTGCTGGGGCTCAAGAATGTTTTGGGGCGCATCGGGTATACAGAGGAGCATTATTTAGGGTAG
- the ispD gene encoding 2-C-methyl-D-erythritol 4-phosphate cytidylyltransferase, with protein MVNIGIVIPAAGQGKRMGAGYNKQFLALRDKPILAHTIGLFEESDYVSEIVVVGAEGDIATIEELVSFYDLKKVVKICIGGVLRQDSVCTGVRALSPTIQRIVVHDGARPLLTLPAFHKFLKETETNSAAIMGVPIKDTVKQVDSAGNVLETLPRDYLRAVQTPQIFDRGILEEAHERASVSSYYGTDDASLLEWIGHPVHMVEGMQENIKVTTPEDLWLAERILTMREKER; from the coding sequence TTGGTTAATATCGGGATCGTCATTCCGGCAGCCGGTCAAGGTAAACGGATGGGGGCCGGATACAACAAGCAATTTCTGGCGTTGAGGGATAAGCCAATTTTAGCGCATACTATCGGACTTTTTGAAGAATCTGATTATGTTTCGGAAATTGTGGTTGTAGGTGCTGAAGGGGATATTGCTACTATTGAAGAACTAGTTTCATTTTATGATTTAAAAAAGGTTGTTAAGATCTGTATAGGTGGAGTGCTGCGCCAAGATTCCGTTTGCACAGGGGTTCGAGCTCTAAGTCCCACTATTCAACGGATAGTGGTGCATGATGGGGCGCGGCCCCTTTTAACATTGCCGGCATTTCATAAATTTCTTAAAGAAACAGAAACTAATTCTGCTGCTATCATGGGGGTTCCGATTAAGGATACTGTAAAACAAGTTGATTCAGCAGGGAATGTGCTTGAGACATTGCCGCGGGACTATTTGCGTGCGGTTCAGACTCCTCAGATATTCGACCGAGGAATATTGGAAGAAGCCCACGAAAGAGCGTCTGTGTCAAGTTACTATGGTACGGATGACGCATCTTTGTTAGAATGGATAGGGCATCCCGTTCATATGGTGGAAGGGATGCAAGAGAATATTAAGGTTACCACACCTGAAGATTTGTGGTTAGCTGAGAGAATACTGACGATGCGCGAAAAAGAGAGATAG
- a CDS encoding Mini-ribonuclease 3 yields the protein MRNWQEMNALTLAYLGDAVYELWVRTHLLELGHERVKELHKQAVNYVRAGTQAQVLHALFPELDEVEQQVVIRGRNTKGGHPKNVDVVTYRHATGFESLVGYWQLSGQTDRMKWAFAKVDQMLRGEEVIK from the coding sequence ATGCGAAATTGGCAGGAAATGAATGCCTTGACCTTAGCGTATTTGGGTGATGCGGTTTATGAACTTTGGGTGCGCACCCATTTACTTGAACTAGGGCACGAGAGGGTGAAGGAACTTCACAAGCAGGCGGTCAACTATGTACGAGCCGGCACTCAAGCTCAGGTTTTACATGCCCTATTTCCGGAGCTTGATGAGGTTGAACAGCAGGTTGTAATACGAGGAAGAAATACCAAGGGCGGGCATCCTAAAAATGTGGATGTTGTCACTTATCGTCATGCCACAGGGTTTGAAAGCTTAGTGGGCTATTGGCAGTTAAGCGGACAAACAGACCGGATGAAATGGGCTTTTGCTAAAGTAGACCAAATGCTTCGCGGTGAAGAAGTAATTAAATAA
- the cysS gene encoding cysteine--tRNA ligase, whose amino-acid sequence MSLKLFNTMTRQKEEFQPRESGKVAMYVCGPTTYNYFHAGNARMFVVFDMIRRYFIYKGFDVRYVQNFTDIDDKIIQRGNVEGMDPLALGQKYIDEYFKDAKELNLLPATVHPKATEHIPEMIEIIQGLIDSGLGYEVEGDVYFAVDHFPDYGKLSGRTLDDMKAGARVEVDERKRHPMDFALWKKAKPGEPAWESPWGEGRPGWHIECTAMSLKYLGAGFDIHGGGEDLSFPHHENEIAQTEGYLKGKTFARHWMHNAFLTINQEKMSKSLGNFFTIRELLVNSPGEVIRFYLLGTHYRSPLDFNDQNLIMAQKGLERLQTSVRLAQEALAREGAVKNDQGSLELSRASKEAREAFEKAMDDDFNSALAYAALFELAKTMNGLVQANPVPSEGLAEAHNTLVKLGDVLGFDLLHPAKIDVENNEILNEVMEVVLQIRSKSRQKKDWEMADFIRDGLKEKGIVIEDTPQGARWQIKR is encoded by the coding sequence ATGTCTTTGAAATTATTCAACACAATGACCCGTCAAAAAGAGGAGTTTCAACCAAGAGAGAGCGGGAAGGTGGCAATGTATGTTTGCGGCCCGACAACCTATAATTATTTTCATGCGGGAAATGCTCGGATGTTCGTCGTATTCGATATGATTAGACGTTATTTTATTTATAAAGGTTTTGATGTTCGTTACGTTCAGAATTTCACCGATATAGATGATAAGATTATCCAGCGTGGGAATGTTGAAGGGATGGATCCTTTAGCTTTAGGCCAAAAGTATATTGACGAGTACTTTAAAGATGCTAAAGAATTAAACCTGCTGCCGGCAACGGTTCACCCCAAGGCAACAGAGCATATTCCGGAAATGATTGAAATTATCCAAGGTCTTATCGATTCCGGGCTGGGTTATGAGGTGGAGGGGGATGTCTACTTTGCAGTGGATCACTTCCCTGATTATGGGAAGCTGTCAGGTAGAACTCTTGATGATATGAAGGCAGGAGCGAGAGTTGAAGTGGATGAACGTAAAAGGCATCCCATGGACTTTGCACTCTGGAAAAAGGCTAAACCTGGTGAACCGGCCTGGGAAAGCCCGTGGGGAGAGGGGCGGCCGGGTTGGCATATTGAGTGTACGGCTATGTCCTTGAAATATTTGGGAGCGGGATTTGATATTCACGGTGGAGGGGAGGATCTTTCATTTCCTCATCATGAAAACGAAATTGCTCAAACAGAAGGGTACTTAAAAGGGAAGACCTTTGCTCGGCATTGGATGCACAACGCTTTTCTTACAATTAATCAAGAAAAAATGTCTAAATCCTTGGGCAATTTTTTTACGATCCGCGAGTTGTTGGTGAATTCTCCGGGAGAAGTTATTCGCTTCTATTTACTGGGAACTCACTATCGCAGTCCCTTGGATTTTAACGATCAAAACTTAATTATGGCGCAAAAGGGCTTGGAACGTCTGCAAACCAGCGTTCGCTTAGCTCAGGAGGCTCTGGCAAGGGAAGGCGCAGTGAAAAATGACCAGGGCAGCCTAGAGTTGTCAAGGGCTTCTAAAGAGGCGAGAGAGGCCTTTGAGAAGGCAATGGATGATGATTTTAATTCCGCATTAGCTTATGCGGCTTTATTTGAGCTAGCAAAGACCATGAATGGCCTTGTACAGGCAAATCCTGTGCCTTCGGAAGGACTAGCTGAGGCTCACAACACTTTAGTGAAACTTGGAGATGTTTTAGGGTTTGATTTGCTTCATCCGGCTAAAATTGATGTCGAGAACAATGAAATCCTAAACGAAGTGATGGAAGTTGTCTTACAGATTCGTTCGAAATCACGCCAGAAAAAGGACTGGGAAATGGCGGACTTTATCCGCGATGGACTTAAAGAAAAAGGAATTGTTATTGAGGATACTCCCCAAGGGGCCAGGTGGCAAATTAAGCGATAA
- the ispF gene encoding 2-C-methyl-D-erythritol 2,4-cyclodiphosphate synthase, with amino-acid sequence MFEINVGIGYDVHALVEGRLLILGGVEIPHERGLLGHSDADVLVHAIMDALLGALALGDIGGHFPDNDPSYRGISSLALLEHVMRLIESRGYRVGNIDSIIIAERPKIAPYIAKMRANLSRSMNIEESRISVKATTTERLGFVGKEEGIAAQAIVNLKKVEEI; translated from the coding sequence GTGTTTGAAATCAATGTAGGAATTGGTTATGATGTACATGCATTGGTGGAAGGGCGTTTGTTGATCTTAGGTGGAGTAGAAATTCCCCATGAACGTGGATTGCTGGGACACTCAGATGCAGATGTATTGGTTCACGCAATTATGGATGCGCTTTTGGGTGCTTTGGCACTTGGAGATATCGGAGGCCATTTTCCAGATAACGATCCAAGCTATCGAGGTATCTCAAGCCTTGCTTTATTAGAACATGTTATGAGACTTATCGAATCCAGGGGATATCGTGTCGGAAATATAGACAGCATCATCATTGCGGAGCGCCCTAAAATTGCTCCGTATATCGCAAAGATGAGAGCTAATTTATCGCGATCTATGAATATAGAGGAGTCACGTATCTCGGTGAAGGCAACTACGACAGAGCGATTAGGATTTGTGGGTAAAGAAGAAGGAATTGCAGCTCAAGCAATTGTTAACTTAAAAAAGGTGGAGGAAATATAA
- the nusG gene encoding transcription termination/antitermination protein NusG, with protein sequence MAKNWFVIHTYSGYENKVKMNLEKRVESMNMEEKIFRVLVPMEDEIEFKNGKQKITKRKVYPGYVLVEMEMTDDSWYVVRNTPGVTGFVGSGTKPIPLLDNEVVSILQQMGMDEIQTRVDFDINQSVQVIAGPFKDFVGVVREILADKGKLRVEVSMFGRETPVELEFTQVQKLD encoded by the coding sequence ATGGCAAAAAATTGGTTTGTAATTCATACCTATTCTGGCTATGAGAACAAGGTGAAAATGAATCTTGAAAAACGAGTCGAATCCATGAACATGGAGGAGAAGATTTTCCGAGTTCTTGTTCCCATGGAAGATGAAATTGAATTCAAAAATGGTAAACAAAAGATTACCAAGCGCAAGGTATATCCAGGCTATGTGCTCGTTGAAATGGAAATGACGGATGACTCATGGTATGTTGTTCGTAATACTCCGGGTGTAACAGGATTTGTCGGTTCTGGAACGAAGCCTATCCCTTTATTGGATAATGAGGTTGTAAGTATATTGCAGCAAATGGGAATGGATGAAATTCAGACTCGGGTCGACTTTGATATTAATCAAAGTGTCCAAGTTATTGCCGGTCCTTTCAAGGACTTCGTTGGTGTAGTGAGAGAAATCCTTGCAGACAAAGGCAAGTTACGGGTTGAGGTATCTATGTTTGGCAGAGAAACTCCCGTTGAACTTGAGTTCACGCAGGTTCAAAAATTAGATTAA
- the rpmG gene encoding 50S ribosomal protein L33 has translation MRVGIILACTDCKHRNYATMKNKKNNPDRLEAQKFCKFCKSHTLHKETK, from the coding sequence ATGCGTGTCGGCATTATTTTAGCGTGTACTGATTGCAAGCACCGTAACTATGCTACTATGAAAAATAAGAAAAACAACCCAGATCGCTTGGAAGCTCAAAAGTTTTGCAAGTTTTGCAAGAGTCACACTCTGCATAAGGAAACTAAGTAA
- the secE gene encoding preprotein translocase subunit SecE, which produces MGELKKPANTQSQKDKAKEYFRGVLSELKKVHWPSRRQLLTYTLVVFFAVSIVSILMWIVDSGLSAALTKLLP; this is translated from the coding sequence ATGGGCGAGTTGAAGAAACCGGCCAATACTCAGAGCCAGAAAGATAAGGCGAAGGAGTATTTCCGCGGGGTTTTGAGCGAACTCAAGAAAGTTCATTGGCCAAGCCGCAGGCAATTGCTAACCTACACACTTGTTGTGTTTTTTGCGGTTTCAATTGTATCTATTCTTATGTGGATTGTTGATAGCGGCTTAAGTGCGGCCTTGACCAAGCTGCTGCCCTAA
- the cysE gene encoding serine O-acetyltransferase, with protein MFGQIKRDIQVIFERDPAAKSIWEVIFCYPGFHAVLFHRMAHWLYIHKLVLLPRMISQLSRFLTGIEIHPGAKIGQGLFIDHGTGVVIGETTEIGNNVTLYQGVTLGGTGKEKGKRHPTIGDNVVIGAGARVLGSFKVGDNVKIGAGSVVNKPVPSDTTVVGVPGRIVLHRGIPIKDPDLRHDELPDPVNEMLKCLMQRVEYLEQRLNEEESRYDVFEIIQHNDPSKRGVSTKREREGGNVCLRPDNL; from the coding sequence ATGTTTGGACAGATAAAGCGTGATATCCAAGTTATTTTTGAACGTGATCCTGCAGCAAAAAGTATTTGGGAAGTTATCTTTTGTTATCCTGGGTTTCACGCTGTGCTATTCCATAGAATGGCACATTGGTTGTACATTCATAAGCTGGTTCTCTTACCGCGTATGATCTCCCAGCTCTCCCGCTTCCTAACGGGAATCGAGATTCATCCGGGTGCGAAGATTGGGCAAGGACTTTTTATTGATCATGGTACGGGTGTGGTAATAGGTGAGACTACAGAGATCGGAAATAACGTGACTTTATATCAAGGTGTTACTCTGGGTGGAACTGGGAAAGAGAAAGGAAAACGGCATCCAACGATTGGAGATAATGTTGTAATTGGAGCAGGTGCGAGGGTATTAGGTTCCTTCAAAGTTGGGGATAATGTAAAAATTGGAGCAGGTTCGGTTGTTAATAAGCCTGTACCAAGTGATACGACTGTTGTAGGTGTACCCGGGCGAATTGTTCTTCACCGTGGGATACCGATTAAAGATCCTGATTTGAGGCATGATGAGCTTCCGGATCCGGTGAATGAAATGCTGAAGTGTCTAATGCAGCGTGTAGAATATTTGGAACAGCGATTAAATGAAGAGGAGAGTCGATACGATGTCTTTGAAATTATTCAACACAATGACCCGTCAAAAAGAGGAGTTTCAACCAAGAGAGAGCGGGAAGGTGGCAATGTATGTTTGCGGCCCGACAACCTATAA
- the rlmB gene encoding 23S rRNA (guanosine(2251)-2'-O)-methyltransferase RlmB, translating into MNFVNEEIVYGKNPVAELLKSGKPINKVLLVSDGPSGKNQDIMALLHKNNTPYQFVDRQTLDRLTNRERHQGMLAYVAASEYANVEDILALAVERQEDPFILMLDEIEDPHNLGALLRTVDAVGAHGVIIPKRRSVALTGTVAKTSAGAVEHVKVARVSNLVQTLKDLKKAGCWVSGAEAGGTNAFKADLTGPRVIVIGSEGKGISRLLRENCDEIVSLPMRGQVSSLNASVAGSVMLYEVLRQRIQSEKPITKI; encoded by the coding sequence GTGAACTTCGTGAACGAAGAAATTGTGTATGGTAAAAATCCAGTGGCTGAGCTTCTTAAAAGTGGCAAACCAATTAACAAAGTTCTCCTTGTTTCAGATGGGCCTAGTGGTAAAAATCAAGACATTATGGCCTTGCTTCATAAAAATAATACACCATACCAATTTGTAGATCGTCAGACTCTAGACCGGCTGACAAATCGTGAGCGACATCAGGGCATGCTCGCCTATGTGGCGGCGAGTGAGTATGCGAATGTCGAGGATATTCTGGCCTTAGCTGTCGAGCGTCAAGAAGACCCTTTTATCTTAATGCTGGATGAAATAGAGGATCCTCATAATTTAGGGGCCTTACTTAGGACTGTTGATGCTGTCGGTGCCCATGGAGTGATTATTCCTAAGCGGAGAAGTGTAGCCCTCACTGGAACGGTAGCCAAAACATCTGCCGGAGCAGTTGAACATGTCAAAGTAGCCCGAGTGAGTAACTTAGTTCAAACTTTAAAGGATTTGAAAAAAGCGGGGTGCTGGGTTTCGGGGGCTGAAGCTGGGGGGACAAATGCTTTTAAGGCAGATCTAACCGGCCCAAGGGTGATTGTAATTGGCAGTGAAGGGAAAGGGATTAGTCGTTTACTTAGAGAAAATTGTGATGAAATCGTAAGTCTGCCCATGAGGGGGCAGGTCTCTTCCTTAAATGCCAGTGTTGCAGGTTCGGTTATGCTTTATGAGGTGCTCAGACAAAGAATTCAATCTGAAAAACCCATCACAAAAATCTAA
- the sigH gene encoding RNA polymerase sporulation sigma factor SigH, protein MTLQAQPELPECEIIDVIVDEEVVELAKEGDATALEYLINKYKNFVRAKARSYFLIGADREDIIQEGMIGLYKAIRDFRGDKLSSFRAFAELCITRQIITAIKTATRQKHIPLNSYVSLNKPIYDEDSDRTLLDVISGTRITDPEELIISREEFDDIEEKMGEILSSLEWKVLMSYLEGKSYQEIAVDLRRHVKSIDNALQRVKRKLERYLERRDG, encoded by the coding sequence TTGACTCTTCAAGCCCAACCAGAACTACCAGAATGTGAAATCATCGACGTTATCGTGGATGAAGAGGTGGTTGAGCTTGCCAAGGAAGGCGACGCTACAGCACTGGAGTATCTAATTAACAAATATAAAAACTTTGTTAGGGCCAAAGCGCGTTCTTACTTTCTGATTGGTGCTGATCGTGAAGATATTATTCAAGAGGGAATGATAGGACTTTATAAAGCAATTCGTGATTTTCGTGGGGACAAACTCTCCTCCTTTAGAGCGTTTGCAGAATTATGTATTACACGACAGATAATCACAGCAATTAAAACCGCGACGAGGCAGAAACACATTCCCTTAAACTCATATGTTTCCTTAAATAAGCCTATTTATGACGAAGATTCGGATAGGACTCTTCTCGATGTTATTTCGGGTACTCGAATTACCGACCCGGAAGAACTAATTATCAGCAGAGAAGAATTTGACGACATTGAAGAAAAAATGGGCGAGATCCTGAGTTCTTTAGAGTGGAAAGTACTGATGTCATACTTAGAGGGCAAATCTTATCAAGAGATTGCTGTTGACTTGAGAAGACATGTAAAATCAATCGATAATGCGTTGCAGCGAGTTAAGAGAAAGCTCGAACGATATCTCGAACGTCGTGATGGATAA